A stretch of the bacterium genome encodes the following:
- a CDS encoding sigma-70 family RNA polymerase sigma factor has product MKTLAKANNVAGNLATKIEVEFEPVNFNTATDEELVEMFRSGCQQSFEHLIKRYETKAYHLSMRLTRNQEDAEEVLQDVFLTVYRKLEGFEGKSKFSSWLYRITVNSAFMKLRKRKNHEFLGIEEAIDQIESKYMFEERDYGDDASELVAGAELGEILEAAIKRIPEEYRAVFVLRDVDGLSNQEVAAMLDITVPAVKSRLHRARMMLRKRLKRTYEEFTGNTAAPEERLARDRLSLDQAV; this is encoded by the coding sequence ATGAAAACATTAGCAAAAGCAAATAATGTTGCCGGGAACTTAGCAACAAAGATTGAAGTTGAATTTGAACCTGTTAACTTTAATACAGCAACAGACGAAGAACTAGTTGAAATGTTTCGCTCTGGCTGTCAGCAAAGTTTTGAGCACTTAATTAAGCGCTACGAAACTAAAGCCTATCACCTTTCAATGCGGCTTACTCGTAATCAGGAAGACGCAGAAGAAGTGCTGCAAGACGTATTTTTAACAGTTTACCGTAAACTCGAAGGCTTTGAAGGTAAATCTAAATTTTCAAGCTGGCTCTATCGCATTACTGTTAACTCAGCCTTCATGAAACTACGTAAACGCAAAAACCATGAATTCTTAGGCATTGAAGAAGCAATCGACCAAATCGAAAGCAAGTATATGTTTGAAGAACGTGATTATGGTGATGATGCTTCGGAATTGGTTGCTGGCGCAGAATTAGGCGAAATCCTTGAAGCTGCTATTAAGCGTATTCCTGAAGAATACAGAGCAGTTTTTGTCTTGAGAGACGTTGATGGGCTTTCCAATCAAGAAGTCGCGGCTATGCTGGATATTACTGTGCCAGCTGTAAAATCGAGACTGCACAGGGCACGGATGATGCTTCGAAAACGTCTCAAACGAACTTATGAAGAGTTTACAGGAAATACCGCTGCTCCAGAGGAAAGGCTAGCAAGGGACAGGCTCTCTCTCGACCAGGCAGTATAA
- a CDS encoding RNA polymerase sigma factor yields the protein MSIERLVEEFGDDIFRFCLHMLGNFQDAEDATQEVFEKVLRKHQTLDDSSKAKSWLLSIARNTCIDRMRWWKRTHVFLSKQSAEDRVQPQLSEDALSVLACMQLLSQGQREVVTLRYFQDLSVEETSHVLGISPGTVKSQLARALESLRAKLEAV from the coding sequence GTGTCGATAGAAAGACTGGTTGAGGAGTTTGGCGACGACATCTTCCGTTTCTGTCTTCATATGTTGGGTAATTTCCAAGATGCTGAAGATGCAACTCAAGAAGTTTTTGAAAAAGTGCTGCGTAAGCACCAGACACTTGACGATTCAAGTAAAGCGAAAAGTTGGCTTTTATCAATCGCGCGCAATACTTGCATTGATCGCATGCGCTGGTGGAAACGAACGCACGTTTTTTTGTCTAAACAGAGCGCTGAGGATAGAGTCCAGCCTCAGCTTAGTGAAGACGCCCTTAGTGTGCTTGCCTGCATGCAGCTTTTATCGCAGGGTCAGCGCGAGGTCGTTACACTTAGATATTTCCAAGATTTATCAGTTGAGGAAACTTCCCATGTTCTGGGGATTAGCCCAGGAACAGTTAAATCTCAATTGGCACGGGCGCTGGAGAGCTTACGTGCTAAGTTAGAGGCGGTTTAA
- a CDS encoding Spy/CpxP family protein refolding chaperone codes for MKTNWMTKNVLKLMPLVVFCATTQPTNLFAQVSPQQTTVPEHKQAGNVGRFGPKQGGFQGKMGNLTEEQRKKIQELRKSAGIEEKSKLLQEQRKALREMLTDRNVAEATVISQGDKVNQLLAEVNTARLKMMLATRGILTDEQLKNFHEGMERLGQNRKENFKHRREEFKKRFTAQGASGDRPGAEPRN; via the coding sequence ATGAAAACAAACTGGATGACGAAGAATGTGTTAAAGCTAATGCCATTAGTTGTATTTTGTGCAACTACACAGCCGACGAATTTGTTTGCGCAGGTATCGCCTCAACAAACGACCGTCCCGGAGCACAAACAAGCGGGAAATGTTGGTAGATTTGGACCGAAGCAGGGTGGATTTCAGGGGAAAATGGGGAATCTAACTGAAGAGCAGCGCAAAAAAATACAAGAATTGCGTAAGAGTGCTGGAATTGAAGAGAAATCAAAGTTACTTCAGGAACAACGTAAAGCCTTGAGAGAAATGCTGACCGATAGAAATGTGGCTGAAGCAACTGTGATCTCACAGGGCGATAAAGTCAACCAACTGCTCGCAGAAGTTAATACAGCTCGCTTGAAAATGATGCTTGCAACCCGCGGTATTTTAACTGACGAGCAACTTAAGAATTTCCATGAAGGAATGGAGCGACTAGGACAAAATCGCAAAGAGAACTTTAAGCATCGTCGAGAAGAATTTAAAAAGCGCTTTACTGCGCAGGGCGCTTCGGGGGATCGTCCGGGAGCTGAGCCGCGAAACTGA
- a CDS encoding response regulator yields MMAKLSQTNTNPNYAFREVAQSILVVEDDILVNELMADVVRTLGYQPLTAYDADSALSILDAARHELVCIILDFEIPGMHAANIIRYVRERRKDLRLILSSGHEQDTIEAQVPMSEISCFIPKPFHLKRLEQDISNVLNTGGESKARE; encoded by the coding sequence ATGATGGCTAAACTTTCTCAGACGAATACAAATCCAAACTACGCCTTCCGCGAAGTGGCGCAATCTATTCTCGTTGTTGAAGACGATATTCTAGTAAATGAATTAATGGCCGATGTTGTCCGCACCCTCGGCTACCAGCCATTAACGGCTTATGATGCTGATTCTGCACTATCAATACTCGATGCGGCAAGGCATGAGCTCGTGTGCATTATTCTTGATTTTGAAATACCGGGAATGCACGCCGCAAATATTATCCGTTATGTTCGAGAACGCCGCAAAGATTTAAGGCTGATTCTTTCCAGCGGACACGAACAAGATACCATCGAAGCCCAAGTCCCAATGTCGGAAATATCATGCTTTATTCCTAAACCATTTCATTTGAAACGGCTCGAGCAGGATATTTCTAATGTTTTAAATACGGGTGGTGAATCGAAAGCTCGCGAGTGA
- a CDS encoding HlyC/CorC family transporter: MHDLLSISVVILSLFILRLFVRMVEVALEQNISDDPKDRIEQENQISSLQFIRIILTLILGMYCGLKIMPLLKIYFPGVIYSFFAALFLSILIAIPYAIIGELVPRGLALNSPEALGRTFSKVVKLASNLARPLLGFLNWCAAQILKIFGVKPPVEMAIAEASEEAQSDEESLLEEHQEMLASRIEQLSERRVDSIMTPRTDILWIEYDDNFEEVLQKVSDTRHTYFPVFEGSIDNLKGVICAKDLWKPVVEGHDIDWRSLIKPALLIPGSTTILHLLKQFRTSNQHFGIVIDEYGGLDGLVSLHDAVTAILGLELVADSATEEGIVERADGTFLVPGSTSLEDFFHYFEVDLRGDESNVGYQTVGGYVMSELGHVPRVTEVVEAKDLVLEVIDMDGFRVDKVLVKKKEELPKAAQG; encoded by the coding sequence ATGCACGATCTGCTTTCAATCTCCGTTGTCATACTGTCGCTTTTCATTCTGCGCCTATTCGTGCGCATGGTTGAAGTCGCGCTTGAGCAAAATATTTCAGATGATCCAAAGGACCGAATTGAGCAGGAAAATCAAATCTCGAGCCTGCAATTTATCCGCATAATTCTAACATTAATTCTAGGTATGTATTGCGGCTTAAAAATCATGCCGCTGCTTAAGATTTATTTCCCCGGCGTCATTTACTCTTTTTTTGCTGCACTCTTCTTAAGCATCCTGATTGCAATCCCCTACGCGATCATTGGAGAGCTCGTCCCACGTGGGCTTGCCCTCAATAGCCCTGAAGCATTAGGGCGCACTTTCTCTAAAGTAGTTAAGCTTGCCAGTAATTTGGCCCGCCCCCTACTCGGGTTTCTAAATTGGTGCGCAGCACAAATCCTTAAAATCTTCGGCGTCAAACCCCCAGTTGAAATGGCTATCGCAGAAGCAAGTGAAGAAGCACAGTCTGACGAAGAATCACTCCTCGAAGAACACCAAGAAATGCTTGCATCCAGAATCGAGCAACTCTCTGAAAGACGAGTTGACTCAATCATGACGCCACGCACAGACATTTTGTGGATTGAATATGATGATAACTTTGAAGAAGTTTTGCAGAAAGTATCAGATACACGACACACGTACTTTCCAGTTTTTGAAGGATCAATTGACAACCTCAAGGGAGTCATTTGCGCTAAGGATTTATGGAAACCAGTTGTCGAAGGTCACGACATTGATTGGCGCAGTTTAATCAAGCCTGCACTTTTAATCCCAGGATCAACAACAATTTTGCACTTACTAAAACAATTCCGCACTTCAAATCAGCATTTCGGAATTGTCATTGACGAATACGGTGGATTGGACGGCTTAGTATCATTACATGACGCCGTAACGGCAATCCTGGGCCTTGAACTCGTAGCTGATAGTGCCACCGAAGAGGGCATTGTTGAACGCGCTGACGGGACTTTTCTGGTTCCTGGGTCAACCTCACTGGAAGACTTTTTTCACTATTTCGAAGTGGACCTTCGCGGCGATGAATCCAATGTAGGATATCAGACCGTAGGTGGCTATGTGATGTCAGAGCTTGGTCACGTCCCGCGCGTCACCGAAGTCGTTGAAGCCAAGGATTTAGTGCTAGAAGTCATCGATATGGATGGCTTTCGCGTCGATAAGGTTCTAGTCAAGAAAAAAGAAGAGCTGCCTAAAGCCGCTCAAGGCTAG
- a CDS encoding Smr/MutS family protein yields the protein MKKRPIPQRKRIVKIDLHGMTVRDAVDSFEETLNRAILDEDVAQIEVIHGIGTGKVREGIHQYLRKSRVISSFRLLDHNAGTTLVYL from the coding sequence ATGAAAAAGCGACCGATCCCTCAACGTAAGCGTATTGTGAAAATTGACCTGCATGGAATGACCGTGCGAGACGCAGTTGACTCCTTCGAAGAAACCCTTAATCGGGCAATACTCGATGAAGATGTAGCACAAATTGAAGTGATTCACGGGATTGGAACAGGTAAGGTCCGTGAGGGAATCCATCAATATTTGAGAAAATCTAGGGTCATTAGCAGTTTTCGCCTACTTGATCACAACGCCGGGACAACGCTTGTCTATCTCTAG
- a CDS encoding acetyl-CoA C-acyltransferase, with translation MNKKIAIIGGIRTPFVRAGAEFRNLTLKDLGAAVVKGTIERLNLDPAKIDELIMGTVLLDPRIPNWSREILFAAGLPKTVYAYAVSNNCISGLVAIAAGFDRLGSGRANLILAGGTESMSNPAVLFSPQASSIFLNLARTKTLGQKLSQVLKLRPKHFAPHPPGITEPSTGLTMGQHMELTAQKLAIARQIQDEIALRSHQNAARAWAEGIHQHLTMTVQGVTSDTIVRKDTSLEKLAKLQPVFDRKGSGTLTAGNSSALTDGASCVALASAEAASKLNQDVLAWISDYEFSAIDASDGLLMAPAVAVPRLLSRHNLKLEDFDLIEIHEAFGAQVAANVWAWENGWKEPACGKIDWQKVNTLGGSIALGHPFAATGGRIAVALAHELKRKNLKRGLISICAAGAMAGAMILER, from the coding sequence ATGAATAAAAAAATTGCAATTATCGGCGGTATTCGCACACCTTTTGTCAGAGCTGGCGCAGAATTTCGTAATTTAACATTAAAAGACCTTGGGGCTGCAGTGGTGAAAGGCACAATCGAGCGGTTGAATCTCGATCCAGCAAAGATCGACGAGCTCATTATGGGCACTGTTTTACTCGATCCACGAATTCCCAATTGGTCACGTGAAATCCTCTTTGCTGCAGGACTACCCAAGACCGTTTATGCCTACGCAGTTTCAAATAATTGCATTTCGGGATTAGTGGCAATTGCTGCAGGCTTTGATCGTTTGGGTTCGGGGCGAGCGAATTTAATTTTAGCTGGCGGAACCGAATCAATGTCCAATCCAGCAGTTTTATTTTCTCCACAAGCGAGTTCAATTTTTCTAAACCTGGCGCGCACAAAAACCCTTGGTCAGAAACTTAGCCAGGTTTTAAAACTTCGTCCGAAGCACTTTGCTCCACATCCTCCGGGGATTACTGAACCCTCAACCGGATTGACGATGGGACAGCACATGGAGCTTACAGCTCAGAAACTTGCTATTGCTAGACAAATTCAAGATGAAATTGCCTTGCGAAGTCATCAAAATGCCGCACGTGCCTGGGCAGAAGGTATTCATCAGCATCTGACCATGACCGTTCAGGGCGTCACCAGTGACACGATTGTGCGTAAAGATACTTCGCTCGAAAAACTTGCAAAACTTCAGCCAGTTTTTGACCGCAAGGGTTCGGGAACACTGACAGCTGGTAATTCCAGTGCGCTCACGGATGGGGCTTCCTGCGTTGCGCTTGCTAGCGCTGAAGCTGCCTCGAAGCTTAATCAAGACGTCCTAGCCTGGATTAGTGACTATGAATTCAGCGCAATCGATGCTAGCGACGGTTTATTGATGGCTCCAGCAGTTGCCGTGCCGCGATTACTTAGCCGACATAATCTTAAGCTTGAGGATTTTGACTTGATTGAAATTCATGAAGCTTTTGGTGCGCAAGTTGCAGCCAACGTTTGGGCCTGGGAGAACGGCTGGAAAGAGCCAGCTTGTGGCAAGATTGATTGGCAAAAGGTTAACACCCTCGGCGGGTCAATTGCCCTCGGCCATCCATTTGCTGCAACGGGGGGCCGTATTGCGGTTGCACTTGCGCACGAACTCAAGCGTAAAAATCTCAAACGGGGCTTGATTAGCATTTGTGCGGCCGGAGCGATGGCCGGGGCTATGATTTTAGAGAGATGA
- the htpX gene encoding protease HtpX: MMFKRIGFFLVTNLAIILTIQLILELVGAKPWMTRSGIDYQSLAVFCLIYGMVGSFISLQLSKFSAKMMYGVKIINPDQPGQYSELVQMIRRLTQSAGLPKLPEIGVYNSPEVNAFATGPSQSRALVAVSQGLLNTMDRNQIEAVMAHEIAHIKNGDMVTMALIQGVINAFVMFFARILAFVVSQAIQNRNSDDGEASHSPWLQFILVEVFSLLFGFLGMMVVCYFSRQREFRADRGAGQYAGREKMISALEALGSLSGRRALPATQADALAVYKISGGRSRGIGALFMTHPPIEERIKALQSFAT, from the coding sequence ATTATGTTTAAGCGAATTGGATTTTTCTTAGTAACAAACTTGGCGATCATCTTGACTATCCAACTTATTCTTGAATTAGTTGGCGCTAAGCCATGGATGACACGTAGTGGTATTGACTACCAGTCACTAGCAGTTTTTTGCTTAATCTACGGCATGGTTGGATCATTTATCTCGCTCCAACTCTCCAAGTTCAGTGCCAAGATGATGTATGGGGTAAAGATTATTAACCCCGATCAGCCTGGGCAATATTCCGAACTCGTGCAGATGATCCGCCGCTTAACGCAGTCTGCAGGACTGCCAAAGCTTCCCGAAATCGGCGTATATAACAGCCCCGAAGTCAACGCCTTCGCGACAGGGCCTTCTCAGTCACGGGCACTCGTGGCCGTGTCCCAGGGATTACTCAATACGATGGATCGCAACCAAATCGAAGCAGTCATGGCACATGAAATCGCACACATTAAAAATGGCGACATGGTAACCATGGCCCTCATTCAAGGCGTGATTAACGCTTTTGTGATGTTCTTTGCGCGCATTCTTGCATTCGTGGTCAGTCAAGCGATTCAAAATCGAAATTCCGATGATGGCGAAGCTAGCCATTCTCCCTGGTTACAATTTATCCTTGTCGAAGTTTTCTCACTGCTCTTCGGGTTTTTAGGAATGATGGTTGTCTGCTACTTCTCACGTCAGCGCGAATTTCGTGCAGACCGCGGCGCAGGTCAATACGCTGGACGTGAGAAAATGATCTCCGCCCTTGAAGCTCTCGGTTCGCTTTCCGGCCGTAGAGCACTACCAGCGACCCAAGCTGATGCTCTGGCCGTCTACAAAATCTCTGGGGGACGTAGCCGAGGAATTGGCGCGTTATTTATGACACACCCACCAATCGAAGAACGGATTAAAGCATTACAGAGCTTTGCTACTTAA